catcacctcacctcatcacctcacttcatcacctcacctcatcacctcatcacttcacctcatcacctcacctcatcacctcacctcatcacttcatcacctcacctcatcacgtCACCTCATCACCtaacctcatcacctcacttcatcacctcacctcatcccctcactttatcacctcacctcatcacctcacctcatcacctcacctcatcacatcatcacttcacctcatcacctcacctcatcacctcacctcacctcatcacctcaccacctcacctcatcacttcacctcatcacctcacctcatcacctcacctcatcacttcatcacctcacctcatcacctcacctcatcacctcacctcatcacttcatcacctcacctcatcacctcacctcatcaccttacctcatcacttcatcacctcacctcatcacctcacctcatcacctcacctcatcacatcatcacctcacctcatcacctcacctcatcacctcacctcacctcatcacctcacctcatcacctcacctcatcacttcatcacctcacctcatcacctcacctcatcacttcatcacctcacctcatcacttcatcacctcacctcatcaattcatcacctcatcacctcatcacctcatctcatcacctcacctcatcacttcacctcatcacctcatctcatcacctcacctcatcacctcatcagGGCCACCAATGAGGCCCAACGTCCATAACTAATGTTAGTTAAttatgatgtaatcatgtagcaaaATAGTATAAGATCCATGGTCTTTGGGGGGGCAGGGGGAAGGGGGGGTCAGCTCTCTCCTACAGAGATGTAACAGATGTAACTGAGATCTCTAGATTGATCCATCTTTCTGTCTTTAATAAACTTCGTACAGTATTTTACATTGATACATTACCCAAATGCTTTTGACTGTTCTTACTCACCATTAAGGGTCAGATTTTCAATGACAACATGCATTTTGCTCCtgttgtgtggcagtgtttAGAGGCCATAAACTTCTCTTATTTTAGTAAGAACAAGAGACCATAGACCTCTCCTATATTAGTATGATTAGTTAATTAGTTAATACAAACAGTCTCCATTCAGGCTTGGAttacaaacagacacacacacacacacacacacacacgcacaaacacacacacacacgtacacacacacacacgcgcaaacacacacacacgcacgcaggcacgcacacacacacacgcacacacacacgtacgcagaCATCTGTGTTTTAAAATATATGAGCACTGTATTCAAAATATTATACATGAAGAACATTTCAGAACACCTCAAGGCAAGAGAGTCAAGGCTgttttaaaaaaattacaaatcCTTAGAATTAATCCATCAATTTTTATTTATGAACTGTGGGACAGCTAGGCCTATTTTGCTTATAGCTACCACTATATATAGAGTGAGCTTCCCTAAATGTATGAtgggcttacacacacacacacacacacacacacacacacacacacacacacacacacacacacacacacacactatcagggAGTGATTTTATATATGCTTTTCACATGTAATGTGAATTCATGTTGTATGTCCAGGCGATTCAATTCCTCCTGAAGCTTGAGAGAcacagaaggagagacagaatgaAGACAGGATGAAAATCTATCACTTCACTCATTCTGGTTCTGGATATCAACAGCTCTAGATAATTTCATAAATACAAGATCATTTATAATCTAGATAGTAATCtagataatttaataataaatacaGCTCTAGATAATTCAAACTTATTTGATTCAAACTTAAAGATATTCAAACTTAAAGATTCCAAATGGCAAGAATGAGGGTATAAATATGATATGGTTCAAACGGAGaccctcctcaccctctccaGGACCACTTCCTCTATATAAGTTGTTGATAGATCTTTCTGAGCATTGACCTTGACATTCAGGATGACCACATGACCTGTAAGCAGTAAAAAAGGCTGTATGTTGGAAGCTTTATAATTAAATTTTCTATTTTCATTTAtattaatatatgtatatacagtatatactgtatTTAAAGTATACTAAGACACTAATTTCTTATACAGGTGTTAACAGCAATAAAACTGTTAATATCAGTGCATGTAtcaccattttaaatggttTTACTCTATAGGGTGGGTGGGGTTTTGGCTTTCACCTTAAAAAGTCCATTAATGTATATTTATTGCAGTCTTTATCTATTATTAACTGAGTCATGAATATTTAATATGAGGCAATATGGTGAGCATTACTATACCCAGACATTTCTAATGTCACATATACTACTACCAAACTACAGACCATTAGTTGACCGTTAGTTGTTAGTTGATTATCTACATCTACAGTAAGAGAAAGCTGTATGAATTTGATTGTGGCATGTATTAGACTCTAAGTAAAAAAGCACCAATGAATGGctgactgaatgaatgaatgaatgaacacatGACATAACAGatgaatgaaagaatgaataaatgaaagaatgaatgaacaaatgaatgagtgaataaattaatgagtgaatgaatgaatgaataaattaatgttcacattgcctaaaagaaaatgttGTCCATAGTTTGTTGTCATCGTTCACACCAATGGTGGTAACTAAACTGTAGTAAGTAAATGTTTGTCTTATCCATCTTATATAATTATAGAAAATTACATAGTCAAATGAATATTAACATGAGTTTCCATTCAAATAGTAAATACCTGGTGGTTTGAGGTCACTGTATGTGGTGGAAGTCGGTGGGTCAGGATTAATCACTAATAAAGAAATGAATTAAGGAGTAATGAAATAAACATTTCAatcaataaatgtaaaaaaattattaaaggAATAAAAGCCCAATAAAGTACACCCAGATTTGTCAGTATTGATATATACCATAACCTGCCCAATCACACTTTGGCTGATGGCCTATGTCTATGGTAAAGGAAAGCTGTGTGAATTTGATTTCTCACCTTACTTTTGTTCAGAAAGCACGTACCTTCTGGACTGGTTTCAGTGTTTGGAGTAGCATGAGGTCTGGTGGTGTTAATCACTGTGCAAAAAAATAGATTCGTTGTTGAATTAAAAAATGGATGAATAAGCATTCATGTCATATATGTATTATGAATCCATTCACATCATCACACAGTTTGGACCAGATAATATGTACCTTCTCTTGTAAGTTCACTGGCTGAAGTGGGTAATGGTTTAACAGTGGCACCTGCTGTGTAGGAATCTTGGGTGATGAGTAAAGTAAATGAGGAAATGAATAAACAAAGAAATGAtgcagttattgtcatgtataTTGCCGCCTCAACCTGTCAATCATGGCTTTTGTTGTCTTCTCCCTCGTGTTTTCATGTCAGTTTGTTCCCTCCTGCTCAGTTGTAACCCCCACCTCTTGTGTTACCATCAGCTGTTCCCGGGTTGTTTACTCATTCACTGTGTTTACCTCAGTACATTACTGGTTATTGTTACTATGCCTGTTGCTATCACTGTGGAACTTATTGCTACTGTTGCTGTGTCTGTTCTTTACTACTCTAGCCTAGGCAAGTCATGTTTGTCTCTAGTTTACGTCTCGGCTATGTTTCGTACTGCTCAAATGTTATGGCTTGCCTGAACTACTCTGATATTTCATTTGTCCATAATAAATATTGCTCCCCTCAACGAATGCGTCCACCTTGTTCAGGCTCGCACGCAAAGCATCACAGTTATTGTTTCCAttttatataatttacaattatatctaatataatgtaatataagGGCAAAACTGTTTCATGTGATATAGTGATACAAATAGTTATAGTAAGAGAGTTTTTGCCAGTAGTTGAGTTGTAGCGAAAAATATACTATTACATATCATTATTCATCTCATATTTATATCAATTATAATAATACAACTTAATTAATCAAAAGCAACTTGAATGCTTTTGTGATGTTTAACGTTTTATAGGGTACATTATCCAACTAATATTAAAAAACTTCATCCTTTGCAGCCTGCAACCCCTCACTGACCACCAATAGCAAATAAACCAATATTCTCGATTTAGAACTCCTTGTACTTTTGGGGGTCATATTTTCATTATTTGATGATGGTCTAAGGAAACATCAAACTGACACTGAAGAACTAAGGGCAACATGAAGGTGACTGATTATCACCACCCATCAGTGCACTATTGTGTCCTATcacctgtgtgttgtgtgcaccGAAACACACTAGACAGCCAATAACCACTACAGATATACGTTCACAAAAGAGAACAGCTCAAAAGGAACCCGCTGCTTCCTGAAGGTATGAGCTTCATAATGAGTGTGTCACAGTGTCGTGAATGACTTCCACTTCTTCTTGAGCTCCTTCCACAGAGGTGCGTAATGTCAATACAGTAGCAAAAGCTTCACTTGTTCACTAAACACTTATAGCCAAACAAAACTACTCTAGCAAAACATAATTTTAGCCTAGCACACTGCCACGGCAAATCAAGCCACGATGTGACAAACATGTATGCAGTTTATGTCTATATTATCTTGTTTGAATTTAAATCAGTATGGATGCTGAATCGACCAATACAGCTCTAACAAGGACTGACTAGAGCCATCGGTGCAGAACACACTGCACTGAGAACAGTCAGTGGTCAGTTCCCAACACCTTCTGATGGTCTGACACCATCCAGCCAGTAGTTGAGTCCATATGTCCTTAGCTGTACATTTGTGGTTTGATACTGATCCACATATGCATATTCACATAACTGACATTCTCATAATGAATTCTGTATTGGtgataataatctttatttgtaagcacctttcatacatatatGTAACTCGAATTGCAATGACATGTGGTGTAAGCTCTGAACTCACAGCTGTAGCAGATGAAAGGAAGAGCCGTTAAGCAGTTCTCATCTGTCCATTCCCCAGATTTACCGAAGGAGACGGCTGTACAGTGCTGATCCAGGAAGTCTAACACAGAATCTTTTCCATTGTCTGGCTCTCCAGGTTTCCAGAAAGTGAAAGATGACTTGCTCTGGTCTGACCATGTAAGGTTTCTATATATTCCAATCCAAACTCCCCAAATGCCATGCCATAATTTTATCTGTATACTTTCCGATGTTCTTTGGAAGATCTCCTTGTTCTCCTCAGGGTTTCTCACACTGGCCAAGTCTAAATAATGTTCTCTGCAATAACTTTGAGCATCTGTCCAGTTTTTCGGCTCAGACACTGGAACGTATGTTGCAGTGGCATTTTTTCTACCTGTAATTAGAAAGTCAGACGACTTGGTGAAATCTCTTCAAAAGTGAAACTTATGAGGAACGTGGGACAAGATTTTCTTACCATCGTAGCAAACAAATGGCCGTTCTTCTGAACAAGGTCTATCCACCCATTTTTCATTGTACATTGACTGGCTTTCATACAACATTAGTCCACAATAGTCATTTCCTTCTTCGTTACGAGGGTACTCCAACCATTTCCtgaagtctctctctccctccttgtaGAACTGCGGGTCTTCCAGGGACCATCTCCAGCTGTTCTTCACATCATCATGCAGTCCGATCCATGCGGATCCAGTATAATTGCTGTTGCTGGACTCCAGCAGTCTGTTCATGTCCTCCATGTTGTCCACTGTGGCCaggtcagtgtgagtgtgtctgcagaAGCTCTGGGCCTCAGACCACGTCATAGACTCATTCACAAAGTGGTAGTGATGAAGGAAAGCCGTTGGCTTTACTGACGAGAGAGTAAGATGATTTGTGCTACTAACAATCTCAACTTATAATTATACAATTGGgctgaaaatattttattttgtattcaTGGTCATGTGCTTTTCCAGCCCAGGAATTAAACCTAGACATGGCCTTAATTGCAGTAAGGGTGAAGCatattatatactgtatatcaggggtggccaacccgcggctcgcgagccgcatgcggctctttgcctggtttcatgcggccccccagccggtccgcgggctcacctgcacaaacggggcgacacactgctacattttcgtggtgcgcgtttagtttacaagcctagcgagaggctaatacttttaaaaccggcgtagtggaaaacacgcatttgactgtcttcacagctaataatttacactcgattTATTTAGCTCTAATAAATAAGATGCGTTACCTGAGTAGCAGATGAACGGGAGAGTAATGTTACAGCTCTCATCAGTCCACATGCCATCATCTCCGAGGCTCACAGCAGTGCAGGACGGACCCAGATCCTCTAACTCTGAGTATACGTCTTCTGTTTTCCAGTACCTGAAAGATGAGTTGCTATGATCTGACCATGTTCTGGTCCTGTACAGCCCGATCCATACAAAACTCGCTCCCACTATGCTGGCGATTCTGGAGTTCTCGTCCTGGTTCCTGATGCTTGCCAGGTCGGTGTGATGTTCTCTGCAGTAATTCTGAGCTTCCGTCCAGTTTTTTTCATCAGATATAAGAATCAAACTCTCACTGGGCTTTTCGCTTCCTAACAAGAACAACAAACATACTTTTACATGCAGTACCATTTTAGGTCCATTTGAAAAAGATCTGTTGCATATTAGAATAAGTCGTATTTCTACATTTCCTTTTAAAGTGTATATTTTCTAAACATGGTTCCAAACAGAATCTACAGTTTGAGAtgtcatatatatttttaaaaatggaaagTACATTGCAACAAGCTAGAAAGGGCCTGAAATACATAATGCCGTCAAAAACACGTTATAGATCGATTTTGTGAGGAATGTTCATTTAAACAAAGTGAGAATGAGGAGGAACTGCTCACCATCAAAGCAAACAAATGAGACGGTGTTATCACAGGGGAAAATGTACCATGTACTACTGTAAAACAGCACACAGAAAGGCTCTCTTCCAGAAAGACCCGACATCGCTGTGATCCATTTCCtgaagtctctctctccctccttgtaGAACTGCGGGTCTTCCAGGGACCATCTCCAGCTGTTCTTCACATCATCATGCAGTCCGATCCATGCGGATCCAGTATAATTGCTGTTGCTGGACTCCAGCAGTCTGTTCATGTCCTCCGTGTTGTCCACTGTGGCCaggtcagtgtgagtgtgtctgcagaAGCTCTGGGCCTCAGACCACGTCATAGACTGATTCACAAAGTGGTAGTGGCGAGGAAGGCAGGCAGAGAGAAGCCAGAGCCCTGCGGTCCAGGTCAAACACTAGATATGTTATATGTTCAAACTTTCCAAGTTAAAATTTCTAATTGAATACGAAAATGGTCACTATAAAAACTATAGGAATAAGGATAGGAAACATTATTTTGCAATGGCAAGCTGACCTGATAATAGTAGGATGGAAAACATGACTGTTAGGAAGAAAAATTCAAAtgcattttacatataaaaacatataaacattatatatgtaatatgcacaatacatatatgtatattcaTCACTCTTTCTCGCGCTCTCTATATTTTGTTTCGCATCAAACATTTGTTtgaccaaaaacaaaaaaatttataaaaattaaagaattaaagaaaataaactgtttaaaaaaacaaaaaaaaaaaaaacaataaaggtCTTACCAGTATGATCCAGCCTTATCAGAAGGTAAATTTGATATAAAATCACCTCAGTTTAACAGTACAAGAAGGAacctttctctgtgtgtggacTCCAGCATGAATAAGTCTTTGTAACTTCAGTGTGTGAGTTAAGTAATGAATAACCAAAGGGATGATGCACTGGTATCAGTCCATGCACAATACAGTAACATGAGCACAGACTGACCTATATACAACAACATGTCCTTTTAATACAGAGCAGCTCCCACCAAAACCTGAAAAACAAAAGATACAGTGACTGGAGCCTATGGCTAAAGTGTTAGGGGAGGGAACAAACACTACACTAAATAAACAGCACCCACAGTATGAAAATACAATAAGGTCAGTCAGCTTTGAAAATAGTGAAGTATATGTGAATACAgtaattaaatataaatattaactCTAATCACAATGCCTAATCACAATTCATACAGACACAATGCATACATACATCACAGATCCATAGAGAAACTATTAACAGTACAATGTTACTGATACATCAACAATATATATTGCAGGAGTTGGGAGCTGTAAAATTATGCATAATAATGTGCATGTAAATTGGTGCATCTGGTTACACTTTACTTTCTTCATTGGTATTCTTCACACCATTAGGTAGAAGCCATATACGTCAGTATTAATAAACTGTAGGTAATGTTAACAAAGTGACTGATCCACTTACATTTCCATGCTGCCACTGCGGTTAATGCTTAGATATTATTAGCAAGAAGAAAAtgggtattattattattcaaatgTTCCAGGTCATATTGTTACAAGAAGACAAAAACATGGGTGTCTCTTAATTTTGGGTATTGATGAGGATTTTAATTGCTGTTTACATTACTTTAGGTTTGATCATGCTTGAGTTAATAGTTTGTTAATGTTTACTAGGGCAGTAAAGCATATTACCAAttattttacactttttaaGACAAACATTGAAGGTGATAAGTTTTTTACACCAATATACTGCACAACTCAAAGCAAACAGAAGGTTATGAAAGTTATGTATAAAAAAGAGATTAAATGTCGGCATCTAATGACCTACATTTTAGTCATTTAGTGgctaaatttattttttatggttTTCATTTGAACACTGTGTCCATCAGTTCTGATGATCTGAATATGATAATGTTTCAAGGTGAAGCATTCATTGGAGCCTTACCTGGTGCTTTAGAACTGCTGTTCTTTAGAACTCTTGTTCTTTAGAACTGCTGTTCTTTAGACCCAGAGATGCCTTTCAGACCCTGTCCATTTTCACTAAACAGCCTGATTTAAACTGAAACATGTGTTTCCCCTTAACTGACACCCGAGATGCTGGTTCAAGCCTCCTGGGTTACTGTATTATTAGAAAAAAATGGGATAGAAAACATTGACAAGATAGCCAGTGTCACAAGTGTCCGGTAACTCACCCGTGGAAAAACATCAAtcagaaaaaaaatcaatgaaTGTTCTCTCCAAAATCAGAAACATTTAATACACCTGAGAAAAACCTCTGACTTGAAgaatgttgttttgttttgttcattgTATCGTTGACCCTGATGTTTTAAACAAGCCCGAGAACAAAGACTGTGATAATCTGGCAGTACAAAGGTAGAGTTACAGGCCCTTTGTAAAAGTGAAGATGGGCAAAACATCACAGTCCTTCAGGGGGGTGTGACCCTGTGATTCAGGTTCTGTTCCATACAGTATCACTGCCTAATGCTTCcagataaaacaaaataaaagacaacatTTGCGTTGGCATCTGTAAAATGCCAGCCTGCATTTTCAAAGTGAAACTTCTAAGCCAATTAGTCTGATTAGTAGTTTATATTTTTACAGCATTTTTGTGCTGATAAAATACAACTGTAATCTTGAAATAAAAATGTTCTGATTAACAGAACTATCAGAGATTGTAGTGTAATAATGCTGTGACATATCAGGTTAAACTGCTGGCCACAGAGCTCAAGAAACAATGTGTGGGCTATATTTGTAATTAATTTAAATGTGGTCAACTGGTCTTTTCAGTGAAGACAGTAAATGCTCCTCACACAGAACTAATGGATTATCATAATACAAGTTAATACAATAATGTAATTTCTTAAGGTTCATAAGATATTTTATAGCAACTTagtcaaaagaaaaaaaatattctttatgtgttttatgtttgcaGTCTGGCGAGCCTTGATTCagctcaaggtttcttcctctcgCTCTCAGTGGTCTTTTCCTGCCTCGGCTAGCTCATTAGGAGACGGGACCCAGATTTTCTGCATATATGATTTCTGGATAGTTGTGTTGTATAAAATAattatacaaatacatttgaatttcatttcattgatctgttttgtttttctacTCTTCACATCATGACAGCATGTTCCATGTTTAATTAATCTAACTCACCAATTTAAACCCCCTGGCCACACTTCCTGGAAGTCAGTAAACAATGCCAAAACAAACATTGCACCTACCAGTACTTGTATGTACATAATATGCCATGTGTCATAATTGGTGAACTCATATCCTTCTGGGATTGGCCAATAGTCCTCAGAGTGTCAGTGAGAGATTTTTAACACTTAATTTAAGCTCTTGTTAGTCATGGCTACTGGCTAATTCACAGCTAATCATCCCATAGGAAAATCTGACATTTTTGCAAGCTAAGGCACAAATTTACACACTAATGTGTTGAACCCATGCTAAAGAAACCACGTTCCAGGTCCACAGAAGAGCTCTTTATCAATGTTAGCAACTAATTTGTTTGTCTAATGATGCAATTTGCATACTCTGTGCTCGTTGTGAGCTGTCTCTCATACTTTTGAGCTGTCTCGCATATTTTTGAGCTGTCTCTCTGGCAATCCTATCATCGTTTCATGCTGAAGTCAAAATTACACTACAGGTTCTCTTTCTCACCAGGACTACATAGTCAGTGTAGTCAATGTAGTTGATcttgtagttgtagttgtagttgatCAATGTAGTTGATCTTGTAGTTGTAGTTGATCAATGTAGTTGCTCTTGTAGTTGTAGTTGATCAATGTAGATTATcttgtagttgtagttgtagttgatCAATGTATTTGATcttgtagttgtagttgtagttgatCAATGTAGTTGATCAGTGTAGTTGTTGTTGATCAATGTAGTTGATCTTGTAGTTGTAGTTGATCAATGTAGATTATCTTGTAGTTGTAGTTCTAGTTGATCAATGTAGTTGATcttgtagttgtagttgtagttgatCTATGTAGTTGATCTtttagttgtagtagtagttgaTCAATGTAGTTGATcttgtagttgtagttgtagttgatCAATGTAGTTAATCAATGTAGTTGATcttgtagttgtagttgtagttgatCGATGTAGTTGATCAACATAGTTGATCTTGTAGTTGTAGTTGATCAATGTAGTTGATCTTGTGGTTGTAGTTGAACGGTGTAGTTGATCTTGTAGTTGTAGTTGGTCAATGTAGTTGATCTTGTAGTTGTAGTTGATCAATGTAGTTGATcttgtagttgtagttgtagctGATCAATTTAGTTGTAGTTGATCAATGTAGTTGATcttgtagttgtagttgtagttgatCAATGTAGTTGATCTTGTAGTTGTAGTTGATCCTGTAGTTGTGGTTGTAGTTGATCAATGTAGTTGATCttgttgtagttgtagttgatCAATGTAATTGATCAATGTAGTTGTAATTCTAGTTGATCAATGTATCTGATcttgtagttgtagttgtagttgatCAATGTAGTTGATTTTGTAGTTGTAGTTGATCAATGTAGATTATcttgtagttgtagttgtagttgatCAATGTAGTTGATATTGTAGTTGTAGTTGATCAATGTAGTTGATCTTGTAGTTGTAGTAGAAGTTGATCAATGTAGTTGATCTTGTAGTTGTAGCTGATCAATTTAGTTGTAGTTGATCAATGTAGTCGATCTTGTAGTTGTAGTTGATCCTGTAGTTGTGGTTGTAGTTGATCAATGTAGTTGATCttgttgtagttgtagttgatcaatgtagttgtagttgtagttgatCAATGTAGTTGATCTTGTAGTTGTAGTTGATCAATGTAGTTGATCTTGTAGTTGTAGTTGATCAATGTAGTTGATcttgtagttgtagttgtagtttaTCAATGTAGTTGATCAatgtagttgtagttgtagttgatCAATGTAGTTGATCTTGTAGTTGTAGTTGATCGATGTAGTTGATCAATGTAGTTGATCTTGTAGTTGTAGTTGATCAATGTAGTTGATCTTGTAGTTGTAGTTGATCAATGTAGTTGATCTTGTAGTTGATCAATGTAGTG
This sequence is a window from Brachyhypopomus gauderio isolate BG-103 chromosome 16, BGAUD_0.2, whole genome shotgun sequence. Protein-coding genes within it:
- the LOC143477539 gene encoding macrophage mannose receptor 1-like — its product is MFSILLLSGLWLLSACLPRHYHFVNQSMTWSEAQSFCRHTHTDLATVDNTEDMNRLLESSNSNYTGSAWIGLHDDVKNSWRWSLEDPQFYKEGERDFRKWITAMSGLSGREPFCVLFYSSTWYIFPCDNTVSFVCFDGSEKPSESLILISDEKNWTEAQNYCREHHTDLASIRNQDENSRIASIVGASFVWIGLYRTRTWSDHSNSSFRYWKTEDVYSELEDLGPSCTAVSLGDDGMWTDESCNITLPFICYSVKPTAFLHHYHFVNESMTWSEAQSFCRHTHTDLATVDNMEDMNRLLESSNSNYTGSAWIGLHDDVKNSWRWSLEDPQFYKEGERDFRKWLEYPRNEEGNDYCGLMLYESQSMYNEKWVDRPCSEERPFVCYDGRKNATATYVPVSEPKNWTDAQSYCREHYLDLASVRNPEENKEIFQRTSESIQIKLWHGIWGVWIGIYRNLTWSDQSKSSFTFWKPGEPDNGKDSVLDFLDQHCTAVSFGKSGEWTDENCLTALPFICYSYSYTAGATVKPLPTSASELTREVINTTRPHATPNTETSPEVINPDPPTSTTYSDLKPPGHVVILNVKVNAQKDLSTTYIEEVVLERLQEELNRLDIQHEFTLHVKSIYKITP